A genome region from Triticum aestivum cultivar Chinese Spring chromosome 2B, IWGSC CS RefSeq v2.1, whole genome shotgun sequence includes the following:
- the LOC100873145 gene encoding transcription factor NIGTH1, translating into MLLLLYINVPIHPPPPSSSHPPHTFSCNKSVKIPFGERELRCKTMGLDVGEIGMGADLSLDLKMFAAKSLGRVREAPAAAMDDCIRRLEEEKSKIEVFRRELPLCARLLADVIDVMKKEVEEKKRGGDRGEDKEDAGAGDKSNWMSTAQLWTGDSVPGDDASEKQGERRRSSVPESRDGAALPFKAVGSGAPAFAPPSLRKDDKAVGMPDLPFLSPAPIKTSLAAATGGAEESRRQLVGFAQEAARAAAALAPAAPSLSLQAQSQQTAQQQQQQQQARKARRCWSPELHRQFVTALHQLGGPQVATPKQIRELMKVDGLTNDEVKSHLQKYRLHNRRAPGSPAANRPIVLMGGLWITQEQSSSQSGGSPPGPLNFSSSGVAASSVTVSGEEEDGRSESYGWK; encoded by the exons ATGCTTCTCCTCCTCTATATAAACGTCCCCATTCACCCACCTCCTCCCTCCAGTTCACATCCACCTCATACTTTCTCTTGCAACAAGTCAGTAAAGATTCCGTTTGGAGAGCGAGAGCTCCGGTGTAAAACCATGGGTCTGGATGTAGGAGAGATCGGCATGGGCGCAGATTTGAGCCTGGATTTGAAGATGTTCGCGGCCAAGAGCCTGGGGCGGGTGAGGGAAGCgccggcggccgccatggacgactgTATCCGGAGGCTGGAGGAGGAGAAGAGCAAGATCGAGGTGTTCCGGCGCGAGCTCCCCCTCTGCGCACGCCTCCTCGCTGACG TGATTGatgtgatgaagaaggaggtggaggagaagaagagagGCGGCGATCGAGGAGAGGACAAGGAGGACGCCGGCGCAGGCGACAAGAGCAACTGGATGAGCACCGCGCAGCTCTGGACCGGCGATTCCGTCCCGGGGGACGATGCTTCCGAG AAGCAgggtgagaggaggaggtcgtcggtGCCGGAATCTCGCGACGGCGCTGCCTTACCGTTCAAGGCCGTGGGCTCCGGCGCGCCGGCGTTCGCGCCGCCGAGTTTGAGGAAGGATGACAAGgctgtggggatgccggatctgccGTTTCTGTCGCCGGCACCGATCAAGACCTCTCTGGCTGCTGCTACCGGCGGCGCTGAAGAAAGCCGCCGTCAGCTTGTGGGATTTGCGCAAGAAGCGGCGAGGGCTGCGGCCGCCCTGGCACCGGCTGCCCCTTCCCTAAGCCTCCAGGCGCAGTCGCAGCAGAcagcacagcagcagcagcagcagcagcaagcgaGGAAGGCGCGGCGGTGCTGGTCGCCGGAGCTGCACCGCCAGTTCGTCACTGCCCTGCACCAACTCGGTGGTCCCCAAG TTGCTACTCCAAAGCAAATCAGGGAGCTGATGAAGGTGGATGGCCTGACCAATGATGAAGTGAAGAGCCATCTCCAG AAATACCGTCTGCACAACCGAAGGGCGCCAGGATCTCCGGCAGCCAACCGGCCGATCGTGCTCATGGGAGGGCTCTGGATAACTCAGGAGCAGAGCAGCTCCCAGTCAGGGGGATCACCTCCGGGGCCCCTAAACTTCTCAAGCTCAGGCGTAGCTGCCTCATCGGTGACGGTCAGCGGCGAGGAGGAAGATGGCAGATCAGAGAGCTATGGCTGGAAATGA